CCGTCAACCTGGACGCACCCGACCCGCGGATCCCGATCGAGGTGGTCGCCAAGGAAGCCCGCGCCGCCGCCTTCGACTGCGCCGTCAAGACCTCGCTCGGCTTCGGCGGGCACAACGCGGCACTCGTCCTCACCAGGTCCTGAGCGGAAGGGAACGCAGCAGCACATGCCCGAGGAGATCATCCGGACCCTGTCGGCCGACGGAGTTCGCTACGGCTACCGTGTCCTGCCGTACGACCGGAGCGGCGGGGCCGCCCCCCGCACCGAACCGACGCTCATTCTCGGCGGCGCGCTCCAGGGCATGTTCGGCTGGCCCCAGATGGACGACCACCTGGGCCCCGCCGCCGACGTGGTCACCGCCGACCTGCCCGGCATGGGCGGCGCCGACCCGCTTCCGCCGGGCCCCAGCGCCGATCTGCTCCGCCGAGCCGTCCTCGGCATCGCCGACGACCTCGGCGCCCCCCGGCTCAACGTCTTCGGCTTCTCCTACGGCACCGCCATCGCCTTCGGCTTTGCCCAGCGGCACCCGGAGCGGGTGGCCCGGCTCGCCCTCGGCGGGGTTCCGGTCCACATCGACGCGGCCCAGGTCGCCCGCTGGGAGCGGGCCCGGCGGCAACTGGCCGCCGGGGACCGGGAGGGGTTCGCCGCGACGGCGGCCGACGCGCTGATGTGCCTGGACCCCGAACGCCCCGTACACCGCCGGGAGCTGGCCCGGCGCTATGTGCGGCGCTCCTTCCTCCACGCACTCACCCACTCGCCCCACGCCGCGGACTCGCTTTACCGGGCGCTGGCCGACCGGCCCGACTTCACCGGCGGGCTCACCGGCGTACCGGCGCTGGTCTTCGCGGGGGAGCACGACACGGTCACCTCGCCCGCGCGGCAGCGGGAGTTCGCCGCGACGATCGAGGGCAGCCGGTTCCTGACGATCGGGGAGTCCGACCACTGGGTGGTCCTGGAACGGGCCGAGGAGGTGGCCTCGCTGGTCACCGGATTCTTCACCGGGCGGGAGCCGGTGGCCGGTGCGCAGGGCGAGGCCGGTGCCACCGGTGCGGTGGTGCTGCCGCGTCAGGCCACGGCCCCGGCCGGGCGGACCTGACCTTCGGTCCGCCCCGACCGGGGCCGTGGCGGCCCCTGCGCCCTACCAGGGCCAGAGGCCGCCGACCTTGATCCGCACCACCTGCGGGTCGTGGTCGCTCGCCTGGTCGGCGAACTCGGCGTTGATGTGCACCACGTCGTAGTCGAGGCGGCGGACACCGGGGCTCGTCAGGATGTGGTCCAGCGTCTGCGAGTTGCCGTCGAAGACATAGCTGTACCGCTCGCCGACGGGCAGCGTCGAGATCAGCGGCTTCAGCACCTTCCCCTTGGCCAGCGCCTTCATCGTCGGGGAGAACTCGAAGTCGTTGAAGTCCCCGAGCGCGACGACCTGCGCCGACCTGTCCGCCTTCAGCAGCGAGGTGACGAAGGTGTTGACCTCGGCGGCCTGCTGGATCCGCTTCGTCTCCGAGGACCGTGTGGGCTCCTGGTAGCGCCCGTGCAGCGGCTGGTCGCCGCCCTTGGACGCGAAGTGGTTGCCGATGACGAAGACCGGCCTGCCCCGGAAGACGAACTCGCCCACCAGCGGCTTGCGGCTGTCCGTCCACGCCGGGCTCGACGGGTTGATCCGGCCCGGGGAGGCGGACAGCTCGACGCCCCGCCAGGTGTCGACGGCCCGCACCGGCGTGGTGGCGTCGCCGCCCGGCCGGTCGGTGAAGGAGACCCGCTTCGGGTTGTAGAGGAAGACGTTGCGGATGTTGCCGCCCGGCTCGCCGCCGTCCTTGTTGTTCTCGGGAGCGATGTAGCGCCAGGCGTAGCGCGGCCCGCCCTTCGCGACGACCGCGTCCGTGAACCGCTTCAGCGTGGCCTCGGACCCCGTCGTGCCGTCGTTCACCGCACCGTTGTCGTCCTGGATCTCCTCCAGCGAGACGATGTCGGGGGAGGACAGGTTGACCGCGACGCCCTCGGCCAGGGTGTCGAACTTGGCCTGGTCGTCTCCCGCGTCGAGGTTCTCCACGTTGTACGTGGCGACCGCCAGCTCGTCCTTCTTCTGCTTGCGGGTCACCTCGCGCCGCAGCTTGTTGTCGACGACCGTGCCCAGCTCGGTGGCCTGCACGTTGTAGCCGCCGTAACTCGCGTAGTCGAGTACGCCGGTGGTGCGGCCCTTCAGTACGTCGCCCACGTTCGCCGCGGGGACCGGCTGCGCCGGGT
This sequence is a window from Streptomyces parvus. Protein-coding genes within it:
- a CDS encoding alpha/beta fold hydrolase codes for the protein MPEEIIRTLSADGVRYGYRVLPYDRSGGAAPRTEPTLILGGALQGMFGWPQMDDHLGPAADVVTADLPGMGGADPLPPGPSADLLRRAVLGIADDLGAPRLNVFGFSYGTAIAFGFAQRHPERVARLALGGVPVHIDAAQVARWERARRQLAAGDREGFAATAADALMCLDPERPVHRRELARRYVRRSFLHALTHSPHAADSLYRALADRPDFTGGLTGVPALVFAGEHDTVTSPARQREFAATIEGSRFLTIGESDHWVVLERAEEVASLVTGFFTGREPVAGAQGEAGATGAVVLPRQATAPAGRT